From Puntigrus tetrazona isolate hp1 chromosome 8, ASM1883169v1, whole genome shotgun sequence, the proteins below share one genomic window:
- the LOC122350746 gene encoding polyglutamine-binding protein 1-like: MPLPPALLARLAKRGIVKQSDHDAEEEIIAEDYDDNNVDYEATRIENLPTNWYKVFDPACGLPYYWNVETDLVSWLSPNDPASVITKAAKKQKGESGHDKGDGHYEKAERDRDRDRERDRERDRERDRDREDGRDRDRDRERDRDRDRDRDRDRDRRMRREDSAPYSKSKRGGPGGGRKQQQEEMDPMDPSAYSDAPRGSWSTGLPKRNEAKTGADTTAAGPLFQQRPYPSPGAVLRANAENTRRLEEDDDDDDDD; the protein is encoded by the exons aTGCCTCTGCCTCCAGCTTTACTTGCACGCCTCGCTAAAAGAGGGATCGTCAAACAGTCCGACCACG ATGCTGAAGAGGAGATCATCGCTGAAGACTATGATGATAATAACGTTGATTATGAAGCTACCAGGATTGAAAACTTACCAACGAATTGGTACAAGGTTTTTGACCCCGCTTG tGGACTTCCTTACTACTGGAATGTAGAGACAGATTTAGTGTCCTGGTTGTCCCCTAATGATCCTGCCTCTGTCATCACCAAAGCTGCTAAGAAGCAGAAAG GTGAGTCTGGACATGACAAAGGGGACGGTCACTACGAGAAGGCAGAGAGAGACCGGGATCGAGACCGAGAGAGGGACAGGGAGCGCGACCGGGAGCGGGACCGAGACAGGGAGGATGGACGGGACAGAGATCGAGACCGGGAGAGGGATAGGGATCGAGACCGGGACAGAGACAGGGACCGCGACAGACGCATGCGGAGAGAGGACAGCGCACCGTATAGCAAATCAAAGAGAG GAGGACCAGGAGGAGGTCGAAAACAGCAGCAGGAGGAAATGGATCCCATGGATCCCAGCGCATACTCAGATGCTCCACG GGGCTCATGGTCCACTGGTCTCCCCAAACGCAACGAGGCCAAGACCGGGGCGGACACCACAGCAGCGGGACCCCTGTTCCAGCAGAGGCCGTACCCCAGTCCCGGAGCCGTCCTGAGAGCAAACGCTGAGAACACGAGACGCTTGGAAGAGgatgatgacgacgacgatGACGACTGA
- the LOC122349926 gene encoding G-patch domain and KOW motifs-containing protein-like codes for MASPDRHQERESLKNKTSQDDGGKKSGPISFGFSKTLIKVKSGKAEERDYLVEVEGKELKGTKPVEKPKELVIPLIHKNRWYRQDAERGDKSSEDKSRGPSREEQDTVESLAVKELIEESQKHQERWKNGQQMDPNFAIPLLMQNQAPEGFEDGDKVKVDLRPESSTEADYERVPVEAYGLAMLKGMGWKQGEGIGRRFHQYVKPIEHELRPKGLGLGADRSAIKDLEPGVPKRPPKPGEERKEEETLVLGPGGCVQVLAGAHKDLYGKIEGVDPDNARVVVKLAIGGKTVTIIQHSLKLVTRKEYDKYSKDLSRLSKAHKDKEREKEREQQREREERLNGKDDRGKTDRDRERERNRDRDQKKRKHRDSSTDREKHPPVKESRPTPPAPSWLQRDLRVRFIDKAFKGGRYYNSKMRIEDVLTPHTCVCRTEEGRLLDDIRQKMLETIVPKNDSEYIMVVLGEHRGQVGRILKRDREKCRAMVQLERYEEQVFALDYDSICHYVGGTEH; via the exons ATGGCGTCGCCGGATCGGCATCAAGAGCGTGAATCACTGAAGAATAAAACTAGTCAAGATGACGGAGGAAAAAAATCTGGTCCAATATCTTTCGGTTTTAGTAAAACATTGATCAAGGTTAAGTCCGGAAAAGCGGAGGAGCGAGATTATTTAGTTGAAGTCGAAGGGAAAGAACTTAAAGG AACCAAACCGGTGGAGAAACCGAAGGAGCTGGTCATCCCGTTGATCCACAAGAACCGCTGGTACCGGCAGGATGCTGAGCGAGGCGACAAGAGCAGCGAAGACAAGAGCAGAGGTCCGTCCCGGGAGGAGCAGGACACCGTGGAGTCTCTGGCCGTCAAAGAACTCATCGAAG AGTCTCAAAAGCACCAGGAGAGATGGAAGAACGGACAGCAGATGGATCCAAACTTCGCCATTCCTCTTCTCATGCAGAACCAGGCCCCTGAGGGATTTGAGGATGGAGACAAAGTCAAAGTGGATTTGCGACCAGAGTCG TCCACAGAGGCTGACTATGAACGTGTTCCTGTGGAGGCTTATGGGCTGGCCATGCTGAAGGGAATGGGCTGGAAGCAAGGAGAAGGAATCGGACGACGC TTTCATCAAT ATGTAAAGCCCATAGAGCATGAGTTAAGGCCTAAAGGGCTTGGTTTGGGAGCAGATCGCTCTGCTATTAAAGACCTAGAGCCCGGCGTCCCCAAGAGACCCCCTAAACCCGGTGAGGAGAGGAAAGAAGAGGAGACGCTGGTTCTGGGACCTGGAGGGTGTGTGCAGGTCCTGGCAGGAGCACACAAAGACCTGTATGGGAAG ATCGAGGGAGTGGATCCAGATAACGCCAGAGTTGTAGTCAAACTGGCCATCGGAGGGAAGACGGTTACCATTATTCAGCACTCTTTAAAATTAGTCACCCGTAAGGAATACGACAAATACAGCAAAGACCTCA GTCGTCTTAGTAAAGCACACaaggacaaagagagagaaaaagagcggGAACAGCAGAGGGAACGGGAGGAGAGGTTAAACGGCAAAGATGACAGAGGAAAGACAGACAGGGATCGAGAACGGGAGAGGAACCGAGACAGAGATCAGAAGAAACGCAAACACAGAGACTCGAGTACAGACAG AGAGAAGCATCCGCCAGTAAAGGAGTCGAGGCCCACACCTCCAGCCCCCTCGTGGCTCCAGAGAGACCTCCGTGTGCGATTCATAGATAAAGCATTCAAAGGAGGCAGATACTACAACTCTAAG ATGAGAATCGAGGACGTCTTGACACCTCACACCTGTGTGTGTCGTACCGAGGAGGGCAGACTGCTGGACG ATATAAGACAGAAGATGCTGGAGACCATTGTACCCAAGAACGACTCGGAGTATATTATGGTGGTTCTGGGAGAACACAGAGGACAG GTGGGCCGCATCCTGAAGCGCGACCGAGAGAAGTGCCGAGCCATGGTTCAGCTGGAGCGGTACGAGGAGCAGGTGTTCGCTCTCGACTACGACTCCATCTGTCATTATGTGGGCGGAACTGAACACTGA